GTCATGGTGTGAGGGTAGGGACTGGGGGACAGCTTAAGTAAAGTTGACTATGTCAACTGGAAGAATCAGTCTTGGCCTCATAACAGCCCTAGAGCAGGGTCTTTAAGGATGAGTGCCCCAGGCAATGTGGACTTGAGAAGGCATTGGGGGAATTCTCCAGGGAATGGAGAAGGCAATTCCTTTGTTTGTGTATTGGCTCTTATGAGAAGCAAGACAGTTGTTCTGTTGGGGAATTTGGAGAGTATAGATTAAAAGAAGAGCTGGGAGAAGAAAAGGGCAGGCATTGTGAATGCTAGTAGATGTGGTGGATATGCCATGGCTTGGGAAGGAGGGGCAAAGGTTGCATCTGGAAGGAGGTGCATGAAAGTCATGGAACGGGAAGGGTAATGTGACTCAAAGTCTTGGTGAAGTCAAAGAGCAGCTGAAGGTGGAGGAGGGCATTCACGTGAGCTAGTTGAATGGGAAATATTCTCAGAGAGGTGGATAAAGTGAGGAGTCTGGCTGTGCAGAGATTCACGGTGTGACCATGAGCATATACTGCTAAGAAGGCCCTGCTCTTTGATTCCTTCCCTCCCATGGTACTGTCTTTCCTGGGACAATATCCTCCCCAGTGTCTCTCATGTATAACCATCCAGGATTGCACACCTTAACTCCATGCCAAACTAACCACATTTGTGACTCAAGCAACCTCATATACAAAACCTTGTAAAATCAACCTCCCCATGTTGAATTGATTATTGTTTAGTAGTCAGTATGGACCGTGTACAAACTATTGTATTACCAGCCATAACCCTTTATAGTCATATGGTTACATGGCTTTAtctcttaaataataagacaGCTGGAGCTCAAAGAttgaatttgtttttgctttgttttttgtaagCTAGAAAATTATCTTGTGCTCCTATGTgctaaatatttgtggaaggaaggaaaagagagaggaaagaagaaataaagaaattaaaattgtagAAAGGAAGGAATTTGAAACCAAAGAATCATATGAACTCTGAAGGTCCTATAGGGTGGTAGCAAAAGCTGAAGGAGGGCTCTTGAATAAACCTGAAGGTGAATAGGGAGGATGGTGGTGGTACCCGGGAGGTGAGGTGATAACACTAATAGGGGCTAAAAGTGTGATTACAGCCTTCCTCAAAGAAGTTGACATTTATTGGAAAGTTTAGtgaccattgtaaaggaatttcAGAGGGCACAGTGGGGAATGGACTGGGAGGGAACTTGGTTGAGTCAAGATCTGCTGAAACCCATAACTTTTTGTAAATATTGCTTCTGTGTGGGAAATATTTCAATGAGAATTGACTCTTAAACTCTCACTCTTGGATGTTCCTTGGATCAGGGCTTCTGGGGATATCCTCAGGAGAATGAATAATAGCAATAACATTAGTAATGATATTATTCAAGTGcttgcattatctcattaattctcacaacaaccttatgaagtCTGTATTATTACCTTCCCCATCTTATGAATAAGGAAAGTTAGGCATTCCCAATCCTTGCATTCCTCCTAAGTGGGCTACTTATTCTAGCCAAGGCAAGGTGTACTAGAACCAGTCAGGTCTTCTGGGAACATCAGATCCGCCGCCTTGAACGCCTGAAACTGCCAGTTGAACTTGGCTTCCTGAGGGACTTGGTATCCTCTGCCACTTGCTTGAGTCCTGCAGGTTCAACCAAAGCCATCCTGCCATGTTGGGAATTTGATGGGTTGTACTGCTGCCTTCTGAAAGCGGGGATTTGGATTAATGATAAAATAGGTTAAAATGTATAAAGTGAAATAGGGTGAAATACAGTaagaagtggggagaggagggaaaaagaatgCCTTCAAGTTAGGAAGGATGATAATACTGAAACTTCCCAGAGAATATATTTCCATCTTCGGGCCAACATATAAACTTTCAGCCTGAGCCAACATCTTGAGCTGGGAGCGGAAGACATGGAtaacaaaaatatgtatgttgtttattgggaaaaaaatagctCATGGGGATTGTAGAATAGGGGctatcaaaaagtttaaaaatctggCAATATGGGGTGTCCTAATTCGAGGGATTCTTGAGGTTGGATTCTCTTGCTTCTGTGAGAGAGTCGTTTCTTTTGTGCTAGCTGATGGGGGCTCTCAGTGGCCTTCTCGGGGTGCTCCCTCCCCCAAAATGAAGAGAGGACTTGGTGCCTTAGCCAGCGGGAGATCCACCCAAAATTCAGACAGGAGAGGGCTTGTGTGCTGGAGCGAGTGTCCTCCTTCTCTTGCGGACCTGATGAGATTGAGGAGGTCTCTGCAATACTTGTCCTTTGGCTGCCAGTGACCTGGCTTATTATCTGCCAAGAAAATGAGTTTTAGATATTGTGTAACCTAGACAACAGTGGGGtcaatatttatccatttatggaGCTCAGATCCTTTAACCAAAAATAACCCAACGGTACATGCACAGTTTCAGTACTTATTAatacttacacacacatacacacacacacacatgcacacctatTTTGGTCATAATTGTTggctttttctttactttcctaCCCTCTTCTCTGCCTTGGTGCTCCTCAGTATTTTCCCTTCAACTCCACTCTGACCCTTTTATAGCAGTTAGTAATTCTCTGTGCATTCCTGCCTGGCCCCTCCGCCAGGCCTGTCCCCTGCTTGCCTGTGAGGCACCTCTGTGCTCACCTCAGCAAGCTCATGTTTCTGAAGCCTTGGAGGAATCTGGAAACTGGATGACATCTTCATTTTCTGATGGGTTGAACTTGGCCAAGTCTTGGCAGCTCTCATGTTCTTGATGACTGACCTGAGCCATACCTGGAGGGGAGCTGCTAGACAGCTGAGAGTCTTCCTCCTGAACAGATTCATGGAACACAGAGTCCTCATCTTCATCGTCTTTCTGGTTCTCCAGAAATTTCTCAAGCTTTTGCACAAGACCATCCAGTTTGCTGAGAGTCAGTTGTGTCTTCTCTTTGGGATACTTGTCTATCCACTGGTTGTCTCCACTTAGGTCCCAATTAGCCATCGAGTCTGAATTCTTAGAGGCCATGCCAACATCCCAGGCCAGGGTGATGCTTAGTTTGCAAAACTGCGCTGGGTCATCCTGTATTTGGTCTCGTCTCCCCTGGAGTCTCCCTATGTTTTCAGTCTGCCGTGTCCCTTGGATAGGAGGGACAAAGTGGACTGAAGGACCTTCAGAAGATGTGTCTTCAGAGGAGATGATGATCTCATAGGAAAAGGTGTCCTCACAGGGGAAATAGCCCACAGAGAGACTCAGGTTTGATTCAGAGCTGCTGGAGAATGAGTGCGCCGTGGAGTTCAAAGGCGCAAATCTCAGGTCTCCCTCATCCCAGGGatcttcaaaagaaagaaaaaataagtggaCTTGGGGAAAAGAAGAAGGTAATACGGTACTTATGCAATAACGTTATgcattcctttttctgtttggAGCCATCGCATTCTGATAGAAGTTCATCCTGTTTTGCAATCTGCAGTGAAGAATGAAAGAGGCAGCCCTCTCTCTTTCAAAACCTGTTCTATACGACCCTCTCTACTAAGCGTCTTCACCGGATGCCTCACATCATCTGTTACTACAGTTGAAAGAACTtgtatcataaaagaaaaaaatcatcatagtataaaatttgaaaaatata
The genomic region above belongs to Balaenoptera musculus isolate JJ_BM4_2016_0621 chromosome 10, mBalMus1.pri.v3, whole genome shotgun sequence and contains:
- the C10H12orf71 gene encoding LOW QUALITY PROTEIN: uncharacterized protein C12orf71 homolog (The sequence of the model RefSeq protein was modified relative to this genomic sequence to represent the inferred CDS: inserted 2 bases in 1 codon), yielding MDLKPEAMILIVHSAGSLCKKGIAGSYRFNMIISEGPTDKMTLNKALKKVPEYRLLAVGLLATETQDLKDFSPSRFMAQALAAPLSRGQPREQSITETTTYPWDEGDLRFAPLNSTAHSFSSSSESNLSLSVGYFPCEDTFSYEIIISSEDTSSEGPSVHFVPPIQGTRQTENIGRLQGRRDQIQDDPAQFCKLSITLAWDVGMASKNSDSMANWDLSGDNQWIDKYPKEKTQLTLSKLDGLVQKLEKFLENQKDDEDEDSVFHESVQEEDSQLSSSSPPGMAQVSHQEHESCQDLAKFNPSENEDVIQFPXIPPRLQKHELAEIISQVTGSQRTSIAETSSISSGPQEKEDTRSSTQALSCLNFGWISRWLRHQVLSSFWGREHPEKATESPHQLAQKKRLSHRSKRIQPQESLELGHPILPDF